From Denitrovibrio acetiphilus DSM 12809, the proteins below share one genomic window:
- a CDS encoding DDE-type integrase/transposase/recombinase — protein MIAVNQVLISDTGDTIRILWIEEDYSKAFVIDIDGNSFPVMMMMPEIEEYKPITDQYSALVEGEFTEKAESIRDKRWEIIKDLVNKVPDIFNRSLRGKLVAGVVSKKVSSEKYIYAYLKQYWQRGMTKNALVPDYHNCGTGNRSADAKLPGRKPKNANRIQSIKITPEIMKIFMTVFRERNKDADKISLQKAYENMRNEYFADEIRKTEGTQYIPSYRQFVRRYNEEFGLEAQLRAVKGDKAYEKDHRPILGNSTQEAYGPGSKYQIDATVGDVYLVSEFNRKKIIGRPVIYFCVDVFSRMVAGMYIGLEGPSMAGASMAIINCGEDKVEFCKKYGVEIEKEDWPVENLPATFLGDNGEMKGITPENMIRNFGIKVQTTGTYRADAKGIVERFFRTINEKVKPELPGFVMPDHRQRGGEDYRLDAKMNLNEFIAYLIPKIILHNRTIINRYPFDDQLAKADIMFKPKDLWSWGIKKRAGLLREVDLEQLKASLLFHKKALVTESGIRHHEDLFYTFPIAMQEGWFVRKEGKKSVKVDLAYNPRNPREAYVFYKKKYHRAYPTMDSDILKYNLEDYVFYQECLEHQKAMDESNALLDSLNAHEQSKKILSEAKAKADKVIHTESKTKRTKEIRSNRALEKTFQRQKENDVASESNQAEVISINRKEPDSSKKAMADKLRKLRNKKFNRGD, from the coding sequence ATGATCGCTGTAAATCAAGTACTTATATCTGACACCGGCGATACTATTCGTATTCTCTGGATAGAAGAGGATTATAGTAAGGCTTTTGTTATAGACATCGATGGTAATTCCTTTCCAGTAATGATGATGATGCCTGAAATAGAAGAGTATAAACCTATTACAGATCAATACAGTGCCCTTGTAGAAGGAGAATTCACAGAAAAAGCTGAGTCTATAAGAGACAAGAGGTGGGAAATTATCAAAGATCTGGTTAATAAAGTGCCGGATATCTTTAATCGAAGTCTGCGTGGTAAGTTGGTTGCGGGTGTTGTCAGTAAGAAAGTGTCGTCAGAAAAATATATATACGCATACCTCAAGCAATACTGGCAGAGGGGCATGACCAAGAATGCATTGGTACCTGATTATCATAACTGTGGAACAGGGAATCGTAGTGCAGATGCAAAGTTGCCTGGTAGAAAACCAAAGAATGCTAACAGGATCCAAAGCATTAAGATTACACCTGAAATAATGAAAATATTCATGACAGTTTTCAGAGAACGTAACAAAGACGCTGATAAAATCAGTCTGCAGAAAGCATACGAGAATATGCGAAACGAGTATTTTGCAGATGAAATCAGAAAGACTGAGGGGACTCAATATATACCATCTTACAGGCAATTTGTAAGAAGATATAATGAAGAATTCGGACTTGAGGCACAACTAAGGGCTGTTAAGGGCGACAAGGCTTATGAGAAAGACCATAGACCTATTCTAGGGAATTCAACACAAGAAGCTTATGGACCAGGTTCAAAATATCAGATTGACGCTACTGTTGGTGATGTATATCTAGTTTCAGAGTTCAATCGAAAGAAAATCATAGGCAGACCAGTAATATATTTCTGTGTTGATGTATTCAGCCGTATGGTTGCTGGTATGTATATCGGTCTGGAAGGACCTTCAATGGCCGGAGCTAGTATGGCTATTATCAACTGCGGTGAAGACAAGGTCGAGTTCTGTAAAAAGTATGGCGTTGAGATAGAGAAAGAAGACTGGCCTGTTGAGAATCTGCCTGCAACCTTTCTCGGTGATAATGGCGAAATGAAAGGTATAACACCTGAAAATATGATAAGGAATTTTGGTATTAAAGTTCAAACTACGGGGACTTATAGAGCTGATGCCAAAGGTATTGTTGAAAGGTTTTTCAGGACTATTAATGAAAAAGTTAAACCTGAGTTGCCTGGGTTTGTGATGCCAGATCATAGGCAAAGAGGTGGAGAGGATTACAGGCTTGATGCCAAGATGAACTTAAATGAATTTATAGCGTATCTTATACCTAAGATAATCCTGCATAACCGCACCATAATAAATAGATACCCATTCGATGATCAATTGGCCAAAGCGGATATAATGTTTAAACCAAAAGATCTTTGGTCATGGGGAATAAAGAAGAGAGCTGGTCTTTTAAGAGAGGTTGATCTCGAACAACTAAAAGCATCTCTGCTTTTTCACAAAAAAGCTTTGGTGACTGAAAGTGGTATAAGGCACCATGAAGACCTCTTCTATACTTTTCCAATCGCTATGCAAGAGGGGTGGTTTGTACGTAAAGAAGGGAAGAAATCAGTTAAAGTTGATTTAGCTTATAATCCTAGAAACCCACGTGAAGCTTATGTTTTTTATAAGAAAAAGTATCACAGAGCTTACCCGACTATGGACTCAGATATACTCAAATATAATCTTGAAGATTATGTGTTCTATCAGGAATGTTTAGAACATCAAAAAGCTATGGACGAGAGTAATGCTCTTCTTGATAGCCTGAATGCTCATGAACAGTCTAAAAAAATATTAAGTGAAGCAAAGGCTAAAGCTGACAAAGTTATTCATACTGAAAGCAAGACTAAAAGGACAAAGGAGATTAGAAGCAATAGAGCTTTGGAAAAAACTTTTCAGAGACAAAAAGAAAATGATGTGGCATCAGAATCAAATCAAGCTGAGGTTATTAGCATAAATCGCAAAGAGCCTGACAGCTCCAAAAAGGCTATGGCTGACAAGCTTCGTAAATTAAGAAATAAGAAGTTTAACAGAGGTGATTAA
- a CDS encoding peptidylprolyl isomerase yields the protein MTCIKNLKLSILILLLAAAVSANAEIINRVYAVVGEKVITQYELETLNPKRLQYIYKNFEGDKREEELNKYYVAALDMLTNNYVIEQAAAREGVRVSSREVDGAVKEIIEKNSIDEDKLSELLAASNQTMEQYKWSIKIDILKARLMSTVFRPKIIITEDDIKKYVEANAAALELSDMYELRIMTVDNKEQLDKALADFKDTGDFRSTVMKFSTSGNADNGGYLGWVELAFLDDEIRNTIAGKKGLTEPLEDHGSYRVFYVEGFKNKDNVTGDKRDSIVKTLQEERSKEIFDNWLAEKRKEILIQKKYAY from the coding sequence ATGACTTGTATCAAAAATCTGAAATTATCTATCCTGATACTGTTGCTGGCAGCGGCAGTTAGTGCCAATGCCGAAATTATAAACAGGGTCTACGCTGTTGTCGGGGAAAAAGTCATTACCCAGTACGAGCTTGAGACACTTAACCCGAAAAGACTTCAGTATATCTACAAAAACTTTGAAGGCGATAAGCGTGAAGAAGAACTGAATAAGTATTATGTAGCAGCTCTTGATATGCTGACTAACAACTATGTTATCGAACAGGCAGCAGCCAGAGAAGGTGTTCGTGTCTCCAGCAGAGAGGTTGATGGGGCTGTTAAAGAGATTATTGAAAAGAACAGCATCGATGAAGATAAACTCTCTGAGCTCCTCGCTGCTTCCAACCAGACAATGGAACAGTATAAATGGAGCATAAAAATAGACATCCTTAAAGCAAGGCTTATGAGCACTGTGTTCAGACCTAAGATCATAATAACAGAGGATGATATCAAAAAATATGTTGAAGCCAATGCCGCAGCACTTGAGCTTTCTGATATGTATGAACTGCGGATCATGACTGTTGACAACAAAGAGCAGCTCGATAAGGCTCTTGCGGATTTCAAAGATACCGGTGATTTTCGTTCAACTGTTATGAAATTTTCCACATCCGGCAATGCAGATAACGGCGGCTACTTAGGCTGGGTTGAGCTTGCATTTCTTGATGATGAGATCAGAAACACCATAGCAGGAAAAAAAGGGCTTACTGAACCATTAGAAGACCATGGCTCATACCGTGTTTTCTACGTAGAAGGCTTTAAGAATAAAGACAATGTAACAGGCGACAAAAGAGACAGCATCGTGAAAACTCTTCAGGAAGAAAGATCAAAAGAGATTTTTGATAACTGGCTGGCAGAAAAGAGAAAAGAAATACTCATCCAAAAGAAATATGCGTATTGA
- the glmS gene encoding glutamine--fructose-6-phosphate transaminase (isomerizing), with product MCGIVGYIGNRKASNVLMEGLSKLEYRGYDSAGLALLEAGSIHTERSVGKLINLKEQISSRNFTANIGIGHTRWATHGKPSFENAHPHCSEGLAIVHNGIIENYLELKTMLKEKGYIFHSETDTEVVAHLIKSNYDGDLKDAVQHSLRQIIGSYGLAVISMSEPDMLIIGRKDSPLVIGIGDGEMFAASDIPAVLSYTREFVFLEEGDLAVLKKDSFVIYDNDGKSVNREVRMIDWNPVMAEKAGYNHFMQKEIYEQPRAIIDTIRGNYSLENSSVSFPDFNIIKDAVKDLNRIVIVACGTSWHAGLIAKFYIEKFAKMPVEVDIASEFRYRSLVIDEKTLFVAITQSGETADTLSALRVAKKMGAKIMSVCNVVGSSISRESDSVIYTHAGPEIGVASTKAFTTQVISLFMFAMFLGQERKILSRDECGRYLAEVVRLPEVIENVLSKDDLILSLAKQFKDASDFLYLGRNVNFPVALEGALKLKEISYIHAEGYAAGEMKHGPIALIDKTLPVFVLCPKSSVYEKVASNVEEVKTRDGIVIAVVTEGDEGLKDICDYMIEIPDIIEELSVFPTVVATQLFSYHCAHLLGLDVDQPRNLAKSVTVE from the coding sequence ATGTGCGGAATTGTTGGATATATAGGTAATAGAAAAGCTTCTAATGTCCTTATGGAAGGTCTTTCAAAGCTTGAATACAGAGGATATGACTCTGCCGGGCTTGCTCTGCTTGAAGCAGGCTCCATACACACTGAAAGAAGCGTCGGTAAGCTTATTAATCTGAAAGAACAGATCAGCTCCAGAAATTTCACTGCTAATATTGGCATAGGTCACACCAGATGGGCAACCCACGGTAAGCCGTCCTTTGAGAATGCACACCCACACTGTTCCGAAGGACTTGCTATAGTTCATAATGGAATAATCGAAAACTACCTTGAGCTTAAAACTATGCTGAAGGAGAAAGGGTATATCTTTCACTCTGAAACAGACACAGAAGTAGTAGCTCACCTTATAAAATCAAACTATGACGGCGACCTGAAGGATGCGGTACAGCATTCTCTCAGGCAGATCATAGGTTCTTACGGACTCGCTGTAATAAGTATGTCAGAGCCGGATATGCTTATAATAGGCCGGAAAGACAGCCCGCTTGTGATCGGTATTGGCGACGGAGAGATGTTTGCAGCAAGCGATATCCCCGCAGTGCTCTCATATACACGAGAGTTTGTATTTCTGGAAGAAGGCGACCTTGCAGTTTTAAAAAAAGACAGTTTTGTCATTTATGATAATGACGGTAAATCTGTTAACCGCGAAGTGAGAATGATAGACTGGAATCCTGTGATGGCAGAGAAGGCAGGCTATAACCACTTCATGCAGAAAGAAATATACGAACAGCCCAGAGCAATTATTGACACTATAAGGGGGAACTATTCCCTTGAAAACAGCAGTGTCAGCTTCCCTGATTTTAATATTATTAAAGATGCGGTTAAGGATCTGAACAGAATAGTTATTGTCGCATGCGGAACGAGCTGGCATGCAGGACTTATTGCAAAATTTTACATTGAGAAATTTGCAAAGATGCCTGTAGAGGTAGATATCGCTTCTGAGTTCAGATATAGAAGTCTTGTTATTGATGAGAAAACTCTTTTTGTCGCCATTACTCAGTCCGGTGAGACAGCGGATACCCTTTCCGCTCTTCGGGTTGCTAAAAAGATGGGCGCAAAAATTATGTCTGTCTGCAATGTTGTCGGATCATCTATATCCAGAGAGTCCGACAGTGTTATATATACACATGCAGGTCCGGAGATCGGCGTTGCTTCCACAAAGGCATTTACAACTCAGGTGATAAGTCTGTTTATGTTTGCTATGTTTCTGGGACAGGAACGTAAAATACTTTCCAGAGATGAGTGCGGAAGATATCTTGCCGAAGTTGTGAGGCTGCCTGAAGTCATAGAAAATGTTCTTAGCAAAGATGACCTGATCCTTTCTCTCGCAAAGCAATTTAAAGATGCAAGCGATTTTCTGTATCTTGGGCGTAACGTTAATTTCCCTGTTGCGCTGGAAGGAGCTCTGAAACTTAAAGAGATTTCTTATATACATGCTGAGGGTTATGCAGCAGGTGAGATGAAGCACGGTCCGATAGCGTTGATAGATAAAACTCTTCCTGTTTTTGTCCTCTGTCCTAAATCTTCAGTTTATGAAAAAGTTGCTTCAAATGTTGAAGAAGTCAAAACCAGAGATGGCATCGTTATCGCTGTGGTGACAGAGGGTGACGAAGGGCTGAAAGACATATGTGACTATATGATAGAGATTCCGGATATTATTGAAGAGCTGTCAGTTTTTCCCACAGTAGTGGCAACTCAACTATTTTCTTATCACTGTGCACACCTCTTGGGGCTGGATGTTGACCAACCCAGGAATCTTGCCAAGTCAGTTACAGTAGAATAA
- a CDS encoding heteromeric transposase endonuclease subunit TnsA, with protein sequence MATIFDEKTILKRIAEGRGTGEYENYKPWLTVRDVPSSQSRSNRPLGWKTQREHHLLSDLEYYYFLFLEWHDNILDIREQYPLDRDETIKIANETGLRHPYMHDTYQVMSTDFLVLLKDGSYAARTVKEAKDLENENVIVKFSIEQIYWQRKGISWGIATRNEIDDIYAKNLEIVHPAKYALEEYNNTQVINYIIKRLSTSKSTVDAILEETDEVFGLEIGTALLIYKSLIANKIVSIDMFQKFNIGISADEVNIILDVKEKMA encoded by the coding sequence ATGGCTACAATATTCGACGAAAAAACAATACTTAAACGCATAGCTGAAGGACGCGGCACAGGCGAGTATGAAAATTATAAGCCTTGGCTGACTGTCCGTGATGTGCCTTCCTCTCAAAGCAGGTCTAATAGGCCTCTCGGCTGGAAAACACAAAGAGAACACCATCTCCTTTCTGATCTTGAATACTACTATTTTCTGTTTCTTGAATGGCATGATAACATCTTGGATATTCGAGAGCAGTACCCGCTTGATCGAGATGAGACAATCAAAATAGCAAATGAAACTGGCCTTAGACACCCTTATATGCACGATACATATCAGGTTATGAGTACTGACTTTTTAGTACTGTTGAAAGACGGTAGTTATGCTGCAAGAACGGTTAAGGAAGCTAAAGATCTGGAAAATGAGAACGTAATAGTAAAGTTCAGCATTGAACAGATATATTGGCAGAGGAAAGGTATTAGTTGGGGCATAGCAACTAGAAACGAGATAGATGATATATATGCTAAAAATCTCGAAATCGTGCATCCTGCGAAATATGCCCTAGAAGAATATAATAACACTCAAGTCATTAATTATATAATCAAGCGCCTATCTACATCGAAATCCACAGTGGATGCTATATTAGAAGAAACCGATGAAGTTTTTGGCCTTGAAATAGGCACGGCTCTTTTAATTTATAAGAGTTTGATAGCGAACAAGATCGTTTCAATTGATATGTTTCAGAAGTTCAATATTGGCATCTCAGCAGACGAAGTAAATATCATACTTGACGTCAAGGAGAAGATGGCATGA
- a CDS encoding peptidylprolyl isomerase has translation MKKTKILIITIVLCLSLVSCFPGKAGKKNGLTEEEIANTFVTINGERITKDEYEAFISYSNSVMDTETRTNPAVVEALHKDFIEHRLLLQKAVAEGVVVDEGKFKDIVESFQTIKGQKMLSEFEKQLNMNFDSLKELLKQRIIIGKFLEKIADSDIDISEEELKAFYEEKKNELNADVSAHIQHIVTYEEKAAQNALGLIKQGIPFSEVAEKFSVAPEKEAGGDLGFINVNEYPDIFKEALALKTGQVSGIMKSDYGYHIFKLLEVQKKSGISFDTLKKKLYAELYGIKQENKVREYIDDLYQKSEIIYPDTVAGSGS, from the coding sequence ATGAAAAAGACAAAAATTTTAATAATCACAATTGTATTATGTTTATCTTTAGTTTCCTGTTTCCCAGGTAAAGCCGGTAAAAAGAACGGGCTTACCGAAGAGGAGATTGCTAATACCTTTGTCACAATTAACGGCGAAAGGATTACAAAAGACGAGTATGAGGCATTTATCTCATACAGCAACTCTGTTATGGACACAGAGACAAGAACCAATCCGGCTGTTGTGGAAGCGCTCCACAAGGATTTCATAGAACACAGACTTCTGCTGCAAAAAGCTGTGGCAGAAGGCGTTGTCGTTGATGAAGGGAAATTTAAAGACATTGTTGAGTCCTTTCAGACTATCAAAGGGCAGAAGATGCTGAGTGAGTTTGAAAAACAGCTTAATATGAATTTTGATTCACTGAAAGAGCTCCTTAAACAACGCATAATAATAGGCAAATTTCTTGAGAAGATTGCTGATTCTGATATAGATATTAGCGAAGAAGAACTGAAGGCATTTTATGAAGAGAAGAAAAATGAACTTAATGCCGATGTTTCTGCTCATATACAGCATATTGTAACATACGAGGAGAAGGCAGCGCAAAACGCCCTTGGACTTATCAAACAGGGGATACCTTTTTCAGAAGTGGCAGAGAAATTCTCTGTAGCTCCGGAAAAAGAGGCTGGCGGAGACCTTGGGTTTATCAATGTTAACGAATATCCGGATATCTTTAAAGAAGCTCTCGCCCTGAAAACCGGACAGGTCAGCGGAATAATGAAGTCTGACTACGGTTATCACATCTTTAAGCTGCTTGAAGTGCAGAAGAAGTCCGGTATTAGTTTTGACACACTTAAAAAGAAGCTTTATGCCGAACTTTACGGTATAAAGCAGGAAAATAAAGTAAGGGAATATATCGATGACTTGTATCAAAAATCTGAAATTATCTATCCTGATACTGTTGCTGGCAGCGGCAGTTAG
- a CDS encoding D-sedoheptulose-7-phosphate isomerase — MDKYISDIFDEMRETQTRFIAEAAPVLIAISTEIAQCFINGGKLMIFGNGGSAADAQHIAAEFVNRFKMERPPLPAIAFTTDTSILTSIGNDYEFNDVFIKQVSALGNENDVVWGISTSGNSENVVRALREAARGDMKIVGFTGRDGGKMKGLCDLLFQSPSENTARIQEIHIAAAHIICQLVDEIMFGRFAG, encoded by the coding sequence ATGGATAAATATATATCAGATATTTTTGATGAGATGAGAGAGACTCAGACAAGGTTTATTGCTGAAGCTGCCCCTGTGCTGATCGCCATCTCAACCGAGATCGCCCAGTGCTTTATTAACGGCGGTAAGCTTATGATCTTCGGCAACGGAGGTTCTGCTGCTGATGCCCAGCATATCGCTGCGGAATTTGTGAACCGTTTTAAGATGGAACGCCCGCCTCTGCCTGCGATAGCTTTCACAACAGACACATCAATACTTACCTCTATTGGCAATGACTATGAATTTAATGACGTATTTATAAAGCAGGTGAGTGCTCTCGGCAACGAAAACGATGTTGTGTGGGGCATTTCAACCAGCGGTAATTCAGAAAATGTTGTCCGTGCTCTGCGTGAAGCAGCTAGGGGCGACATGAAAATAGTGGGCTTTACCGGACGTGACGGCGGAAAGATGAAGGGACTTTGCGACCTTTTGTTTCAGTCGCCATCCGAAAATACTGCCAGAATACAGGAGATACACATAGCAGCCGCACACATAATCTGCCAACTTGTAGACGAGATTATGTTCGGGCGGTTTGCCGGCTGA
- the mfd gene encoding transcription-repair coupling factor codes for MSLLSSLWGCSSIWHFYNNRPKGRVSILVAGNKREYDLIMQEAEFFFSGVRVLGFPEYTQDPYEEARVLPEVFAKRASTLDFLLNADASCILVTTPYGLLKSLPPKDVFASATADIKVGGTYEREELEYILAYSGYVHVEMVEGAGEYAFRGDTLEVFPADSETPCLIEFFDDEAERISYVDIRTRRTLKIEKTVRLLPASEALFDVDDLRKYINDSDILDKVELYGKYAGCHWLTPAVHNMENLMDYVSESYNFLFFTEDYRSIFTDFRVLIDDKMPEGENFWNNNFIAPSRMLFYMTEDRVNVMADITTAESEGTRYKSSAMLFAGKKGNLYQSMSAAMDIIKSYAEKSFRVICSIESDRLAKLFSEFSKDYAFIPAKVENYKEVDKAGLYLHSEKFRGGFIDEKLMLAVFTDEDIFGTAKKRPKRGKKELYSTTISDLEPGDHVVHVDYGIGIYLGLVHQSIGGVEGDFIQLEYDNSEFLYVPLSSIGQIQKYIGSEGSRPRVSSLQTQQWKKVKAQAKARAKKIAMDLLKLYAQRKVEKGFSFTDDGNMLDNFEQSFEYDETDDQLSAIHDVYNDMESAMPMERLVCGDVGFGKTEVAMRAACKAVAGGKQVAVLVPTTVLARQHYMTFFERFKDLPVKVDYVSRFRTARDTRQILVDLSKGDLDILIGTHKMLSKEIEFQDLGLLIIDEEQRFGVAHKEKIKAMRSNVDVLYLSATPIPRTLQLSLSGIRDISTIDTPPVDRLPVITKVIKRDVEVKNAIQRELERGGQVFFLHNRVENIQTVAAGVKNMLPGANVSIAHGQMTSSELEKILMEFYSGKTDVLVCTAIIENGIDIANANTIVINDAAHLGLAQIYQLKGRVGRSGRRGYCYLVVEQFSSLSDVAQKRLKIIQQLSDLGSGVKIAFYDLQLRGAGDLLGADQSGFMVKVGYELFIAMIDEAVKDLKGITSISADTEIITAIPHFIPADYIEDTKIRLDYYRKFSGVEDMDSVRELLYELSELYGELKPETENLGRIMLIKKLAGFANMEKVYLYSNKVKMVFTKGTPSNPQRIMDAIANAGAGSKFDNEFTLSLFFEKEQKVLDKTVSFINELIKIPTV; via the coding sequence ATGTCTTTACTTAGCAGCCTTTGGGGATGTTCCTCCATATGGCACTTTTATAACAACAGACCGAAGGGGCGTGTCAGCATTCTTGTTGCAGGGAACAAGAGGGAATACGACCTTATCATGCAGGAGGCCGAGTTCTTCTTCTCCGGTGTGCGGGTACTTGGTTTTCCTGAGTATACGCAGGATCCTTATGAGGAAGCCCGTGTTTTGCCGGAGGTTTTCGCAAAACGTGCATCCACTCTGGACTTTCTGCTGAACGCTGATGCGAGCTGCATCCTTGTCACTACTCCGTACGGACTTCTGAAATCATTACCACCGAAAGATGTTTTTGCTTCTGCCACAGCGGATATCAAGGTCGGAGGCACATATGAACGGGAAGAGCTCGAATATATCCTTGCCTACTCCGGGTATGTGCATGTGGAAATGGTTGAGGGTGCAGGAGAATATGCATTCAGAGGCGATACGCTTGAGGTTTTTCCCGCAGATAGTGAAACCCCTTGTCTGATAGAATTTTTTGACGATGAGGCGGAGCGGATATCTTATGTTGATATACGTACGAGACGCACTCTCAAAATTGAAAAAACTGTAAGGCTCCTTCCAGCATCAGAAGCTCTTTTTGATGTAGATGACCTCAGGAAATATATAAATGACAGTGATATTTTAGATAAGGTAGAGCTATATGGGAAATATGCCGGATGTCACTGGCTGACCCCCGCTGTGCATAATATGGAAAACCTGATGGACTATGTGAGCGAAAGCTATAATTTTCTGTTCTTTACGGAAGATTACAGGTCGATTTTCACAGATTTTCGTGTGCTCATAGATGATAAAATGCCTGAAGGTGAAAACTTCTGGAACAATAATTTTATTGCACCTTCACGTATGCTTTTTTATATGACCGAAGACAGAGTAAACGTGATGGCGGACATCACAACAGCTGAAAGCGAAGGGACAAGGTATAAAAGCAGCGCCATGCTCTTTGCCGGGAAGAAAGGCAATCTTTATCAGTCAATGTCTGCTGCTATGGATATTATCAAGAGCTACGCAGAAAAATCTTTCCGTGTGATATGTTCTATAGAAAGTGACCGTCTTGCAAAACTTTTCTCTGAGTTTTCAAAGGATTATGCGTTTATACCTGCTAAAGTTGAAAACTATAAAGAGGTGGACAAGGCAGGGCTTTATCTGCATTCAGAAAAATTTCGCGGCGGGTTCATAGATGAGAAGCTGATGCTTGCTGTTTTCACAGATGAAGATATATTCGGTACAGCAAAGAAAAGACCTAAACGCGGTAAAAAAGAACTTTACTCCACAACTATATCTGACCTTGAGCCCGGGGATCATGTCGTTCATGTCGATTATGGTATAGGAATCTACCTTGGTCTGGTGCACCAGAGCATCGGCGGTGTGGAAGGTGATTTTATACAGCTTGAGTATGACAACAGTGAATTTCTGTACGTGCCGCTATCCTCGATAGGGCAGATACAAAAATACATTGGCTCGGAAGGCTCAAGACCGAGAGTCAGCTCTCTTCAGACACAGCAGTGGAAAAAAGTTAAAGCGCAGGCAAAGGCAAGGGCGAAGAAGATAGCCATGGATCTGCTGAAGCTTTACGCCCAGCGGAAAGTAGAGAAAGGTTTTTCGTTTACTGATGACGGAAACATGCTGGATAATTTCGAGCAGTCGTTTGAATATGATGAAACCGATGATCAGCTTTCTGCGATACACGACGTTTATAATGATATGGAATCTGCAATGCCTATGGAAAGGCTTGTTTGCGGTGATGTCGGCTTTGGTAAAACAGAAGTGGCTATGCGTGCCGCATGTAAGGCTGTTGCCGGAGGGAAACAGGTCGCTGTGCTTGTCCCCACCACAGTTCTCGCCAGACAGCACTATATGACTTTTTTTGAACGGTTTAAGGATTTGCCTGTAAAGGTAGACTACGTGAGCCGTTTCCGGACTGCAAGAGATACCAGACAGATACTTGTTGATCTCTCAAAGGGTGATCTGGATATACTGATAGGTACTCACAAAATGCTGTCCAAAGAGATAGAGTTTCAGGATCTCGGACTTTTGATCATTGATGAAGAACAACGCTTTGGCGTGGCACATAAAGAGAAGATTAAAGCTATGCGGAGCAATGTTGATGTTCTGTATCTTTCAGCGACACCTATCCCCAGAACTCTCCAGCTTTCGCTTTCAGGCATAAGGGATATATCAACCATAGATACACCGCCGGTTGACAGGCTGCCCGTTATCACAAAGGTTATCAAGCGTGATGTTGAGGTTAAAAACGCCATCCAGAGGGAGCTTGAACGGGGCGGTCAGGTATTTTTCCTCCATAACAGAGTAGAAAATATTCAAACGGTGGCTGCCGGTGTTAAGAACATGCTGCCGGGGGCGAACGTTTCCATTGCACATGGTCAGATGACAAGCTCGGAGCTGGAAAAGATTCTTATGGAGTTTTATTCGGGCAAAACAGATGTTCTTGTATGTACCGCAATAATTGAAAACGGAATAGATATTGCAAATGCAAATACCATAGTGATTAATGATGCCGCTCACCTCGGGCTGGCACAGATATATCAGCTTAAGGGGCGTGTCGGGCGTTCAGGGAGACGTGGTTACTGTTATCTTGTGGTGGAACAATTTTCGTCTTTGTCGGATGTTGCACAAAAGAGACTTAAGATAATCCAGCAGCTTTCAGACCTTGGCAGCGGCGTGAAGATCGCGTTTTACGACCTTCAACTTCGCGGTGCAGGCGACCTGCTGGGTGCTGACCAGTCAGGATTCATGGTGAAAGTCGGGTATGAGCTTTTTATCGCCATGATAGACGAAGCAGTGAAAGACCTGAAAGGGATAACGAGCATCTCCGCAGATACGGAGATAATTACAGCAATTCCGCATTTTATCCCTGCTGACTATATTGAAGATACTAAGATCAGGCTTGATTACTATCGTAAGTTCTCAGGTGTTGAGGATATGGATAGTGTGCGGGAGCTTTTATATGAGCTTTCGGAGCTTTACGGTGAGCTGAAACCGGAGACTGAAAATCTGGGGCGCATTATGCTTATAAAAAAACTGGCAGGCTTTGCAAATATGGAAAAAGTCTATCTTTACAGCAATAAAGTTAAGATGGTTTTTACAAAAGGGACACCTTCAAACCCTCAGAGAATTATGGACGCTATAGCTAATGCCGGCGCAGGCTCAAAGTTTGACAATGAATTCACCCTGTCGCTGTTTTTCGAGAAAGAGCAGAAAGTCCTTGATAAAACGGTATCTTTCATTAATGAACTTATTAAAATACCCACAGTCTGA
- a CDS encoding RNA-binding S4 domain-containing protein, which produces MRIDKLLKVLMLIKRRTVANEMADEGFVLLNGRSAKPSTKVKAGDLIELDMWNYYKKLEIVEIPLKGSVPKKDVDKYVNVLEYRTKE; this is translated from the coding sequence ATGCGTATTGATAAACTACTGAAAGTTCTAATGCTTATAAAACGCCGCACTGTTGCAAACGAAATGGCGGATGAGGGATTTGTCCTGCTGAACGGACGCTCTGCTAAACCGAGCACGAAGGTTAAAGCCGGCGATCTCATTGAACTGGACATGTGGAATTACTACAAAAAACTTGAAATTGTGGAAATTCCGTTAAAAGGTTCTGTGCCGAAGAAAGATGTCGATAAATATGTAAATGTCTTAGAATACAGGACAAAAGAGTAG